A stretch of DNA from Ciona intestinalis chromosome 8, KH, whole genome shotgun sequence:
AATGGTGCAGCCACGGGGGGGTTCGGGGTCGTGATCCctcttttaaaccaaaagaaaaatttttttttttaaattaaaaaaatttgaaaaaatttttgattaaaaccccccccccatatttttttctggttgcGTCACTGTGTGTATACATAGGCCTATATTGATGTAAATATAGACCAATGCATATATGTGAAGTAAATAGAGGGATACATGTCAACGTCCTAATGGTTTATAGGCATTATAAAAGTATGCTGTGCAAACGGAATGTTTGAAGTTGTTATATAACTGTCATTAATATGAACAAAGTACACAATAATCTTGAAAGTAAAACTCGTACGTTAcatatgtaataaattttatctttCATGATTTATAGTCTTgtgtttcatttataattcatttaacTGGACAATCGGACatgtaagaaaaaaacaattattcaccataagtggtaacttataagcaggcataagatatataaaacggaacacatgtgttataacgactgtcttttccCACCAggcaaagataaaataaaaaagttacatttattcttgtAATACCCTAAaatccatattttttttaaggttgGATTCCCACTTCGTGTAATGAAACTTATTGGAATTGAGATGGTTTTGGCCACGAATGCTGCTGGTGGAATAAACCCAGAGTTTAAAGTGGGGGATTTCATGCTGATTAAGGATCACATTAGTTTTACTGGACTTGCTGGTTACACCCCACTAGTTGGTCCAAATGATAGCAGGTAAAAATACTAGAGTAAAATCTGAAAGGGCTGAATTGTGTATGTCAGCTTGTCTGGGATTATTCAACTTATTAAAGCTCACCCCCACCCACCCCCAACGAAGATCCTAACAAAACTCGCGCCtccctttttatttaatttttataatacatgttacacttttctttattgtttttcgCGCCCCCCTTATGAGTCTTACCAGTTtacagttaaattaaaaaagtttgattaaaaaacgttttttgttttccatGCATTAACACTTtggaaaaattatattttcaagtTTTGCTGCAtggcaaacaaaacaataatctGTAATGTTTTTGTGCCAGAGATCTGTCCTTGATAAAAGTATTATGTCTGGTAGCTGTAGAACAGTTATCGTTAATTTGCAAATTGTGCTTTAAAATGAATTGTTCCctaaaatacaacaaacaacATCTTTATTTAGTTTTGGACCAAGATTCCCTCCCATGAATGATGCATATGATAAAAACTTAAGGACACTATTCAAGCAGTGTGCGAGTGATTTAGGATATGATGACTTCATGAGAGATGGGGTGTATTGCAATGTATTTGGTCCTTCATATGAAACTATTGCAGAGTTGAGGTTATTGCTTAAACTTGGTGGGGATGCTGCAGGTAAGTGTATTGTTCATTTTCACATTCTTTGCATTAATTAATTTACTGGAAaacaaatacagttatatagaATGACATGTTTTTGCTTATATTGCTGAAGGGTGCTTGTtaatgttgttaaaacatcTTAATACAGTAGACCGAtccagtttaaaatttgttttctttgcaGGTATGAGCACTGTTCAAGAGGTAGTGACAGCACGTCACTGTGGTATTAAAGTGATTGCCTGTTCGCTTATCACAAACGAATGTATATTAGAGTATGATACCGACAAAACCGTTTGCCATGACGAGGTGCTGCAAACTGCCAATGACAGGGCACATCAGATGCAAACTTTAGTGGCAAAGTTTATTGGGAAGTGCTGAAACTTGAGCAAGCCCAATATGCTTTACTAAGGCTCGCTTAAACACAAGCTTctataatgaaatatttacccaACGTATTTGGCTTATTGTATCTTTTTTGCTAACAAGTTCCTTTTTTTGCTAACAAGTTCATCTTTGCAATATGAACTACTTGCTTTTGCTTCTGCATACGTTATCCTATAATCGTCTTGTGATCTGCAGTTTTTACCGAATTTTGCTTCATGTGGTGTGTTTATCTATGTATGACATGACTGGGCCAAAATATAAAGTTCCAATACAAAGTGCAAATGTATTTCCAATTACTCACAGTAAAACTATTCAGAATAAGGTACAAATTCACCAGGAGACTTGACAAATATTGCACAAGACACCACTATGATTATCATACTACTGTCACTATAAGCTGGCAACAGATGATTGGCAACTTTCTACAAAGGTGCAAACAGAACTTCATACGTATTACATcaatatgacaaaaaatattacagacACTAACAAAGGTTGCCCTTTATGGCACATTTAGAGTGGCGTTTAAATCATGCACTGCATGTTTCACGCTCATTTTCAGCAACCTCCGATAAAGAAGTGGAATTATTTTCATTGTGACCACAACAGTTACTGTTATCATCAGTTTTATCAACTGTTGGGTTATTATTTGCACACAAATCTGGCATAACATCTTGTAAAGACAAATTCTCAAACGAGCCGGACACATTGGCAGCCTCTACATTGTTCAACACATCAGTATCTGTCACAGGCTGCTCAAAATCTTTCACAGTATTATCCATATCGATCGGCACATTACCGAAATCAACACCCTTCCCGTTATGCTCTGTGTGCAGTGGTGTCTTATCAGTATCAGAAGTAAATTCACAGCCATTACCTGAAGgttcataaacaaaaattacaagaACAAAGCAAATTGCTAGATCAGGGTAAAATTTATGgaacttacagttaaaatatctAATTGCTAATGAATCAACTTACTCTGAACATTCCAGAGTCCACCAACttctaatgtttttaatttcttctCCAGCTCGGAAACTCTTTGACCTAAAATTCTAAACAAATAATGATTTTGAGTATTCTGTGGTACTGCTATAGTTTGTTTCACTGTATGTTGTGTACGGgtacataaatttaattaatttactcttaaaatacagaaatacCTTTCTGCTAAAATGCCAATATACAGCAAAAATGCTTCACCTATGTAACCATGTTATAATCTCTGTTGTTGTTCGGTCACACAAGATAAATAGGTAAGATTCCTTCTATCAATTAGGTGTAGCATGTTTAACATGGTTTACTCACTTATTTGTGCTCCTTAAATGATGCATTGCAAGGTTTTTATCATTGATGGTTTCCAGTAATGCGGAAACTATAGATTGTAAATCAGCAACTTGTTCAGGTGAATTGGTGTTAAAACCTGAACATATACTGTGTTTagaattaccacatatattACTGTTATACGGTATATTTGcgataaaacatgttaaaatataaattcctAACACGCCAAAACAAACGATTATGTCGCACAAGAATTTGGGTATTCCTTGATATATTACGTTATCTAAAGCCTAAAGCTGCCGTGTTAAAGGTTACGAAAGCTTTTACGAGCTGCCGTCTTTTGATCTGAATTTCGTTGGAAAAATACCCGATTAAAAATTCGCAGTAACAtctgaatgtttttgttgtgatCATACCAATATACTATCAGTGCAAAACACCCGTACGGTAAAAGTTgtaatttcatttattaatggTCAATTGTATGTGTTATCAGCTATTTGAAGATGAACCATGTAATATGGCAATTAAACTaacattttaaccaaatatGAAACATCAGACCTTTCAATAACATTTGCTTGAGCTGCTTGGGGGATACCACAGTGCCCGCAGACCTCAGATTTCCCAACTTTATCGACTCATCTCCTCCAGTCTTTTTTGAGATAAGGATGGACTAAAAACAACAGATCAGTCACGGCAAATATATCATTATACATGACTTGTTTGCGTTACAAATTAACAGCGCTGGTGAAACAACACAGAGTAATGAGGTTGATAACAGAAATGCTTCAGGAGTCAGTTTTCACAATTACAGCCTAATGAGACCAGGGTACTtgattttctatgtttaaaagtGTGAAAATTTTCCAATTAAGCTTGTTCTGTTATTCTAAGTCTATTGTGTGtttatacagaataaaaagtgctttaaaatatgttcTGGTAGATAAAATGTATCTTGAGTTGAATATGAGATACCGAATTGTGAAAATTACCTTGTATTTGTTGACTTGGGTGTGCAGAGTGTTTTTCTCTTTTTGACACTGACTGATGCGTTCTTGTAAATACCTGACAAAAAGAATTTTTCATTTGTGTACGccaagtaaacaaaatatatattccataCACAACTTAAAACTTGCATAAATCATTTAGACTGGTCTGCTatgttcaaaataaacaaaaccaaagCTCCATATTATGTGCAGAAACAGGATGTTCAGAAACGTCCTATTGAACCAATGTCCTGATAAACTTCCTTTTGGCCAAATACACAAGGATGTCCAGATAAAAAAGACCAATATTTATCTTATCACAACAACCTACTTATTCTCCATGCAAAGCGCATCAATGTCGACAATCCTGCTTTTATCTCCAGACAACACATGGGATAATTCCTTGTTCAACCTTTCCCCTTTCAATCTATACATTTCAGCTTCTTGCTTTGCTTCCATGGTTACTTCTACTTGACACATGTACTCTTTATGCCAGTTTTCACCCTGatttaacaacaaaagttaCAGAATAAAGACATATAATGTTAATATGCCTCCTTCCCCCttatttacacttttttaaagtgtaaaacacccctttaaaaaaatatcgcCGAAACCCCACAAACGGAAGattatttttgaatgttaAGGTATTGGTAATGACAAATTTTACTttgaacaatgaaaaaaatgcaaatcatCTTCAGCTCTGCACTTCAGTTGCTTTGTTGTCGTTCCCTTTGCATAGATTAATTGTGAGCTTGCTATCTTGGGCAACCTGTATGTGGTTGCTGAAGACGTCGTTCACAGACAgaacttattttaacaaaaaattaaattacataaattaaaaaataccaaaaaaacttaaaagatCACATAATAACCTGCTGTTGAGCTTGTTCAAGTTCCGATACTAATTTCTCACGCTCATGTAATGGAAAATGTCTTGCACCAATTCCTTCATCACCAATTCTTTGACGTGCAAATTTTTCTCGGAGTAACTGAATACAAATGTTATATGAGTATTGACCAAAAAGTTATACATGTCGTATGATAGAATTATGTCCAGATAC
This window harbors:
- the LOC100179264 gene encoding purine nucleoside phosphorylase-like, with the protein product MTSSSNEGYSTEKVRVSADFLKSKMGNVKPKIGIICGSGLSGLGEVVENKIVVKYSEIPSFVESTVPGHKGQLVFGQISGKDVVCMQGRFHPYEGYPGWVVGFPLRVMKLIGIEMVLATNAAGGINPEFKVGDFMLIKDHISFTGLAGYTPLVGPNDSSFGPRFPPMNDAYDKNLRTLFKQCASDLGYDDFMRDGVYCNVFGPSYETIAELRLLLKLGGDAAGMSTVQEVVTARHCGIKVIACSLITNECILEYDTDKTVCHDEVLQTANDRAHQMQTLVAKFIGKC
- the LOC100181587 gene encoding coiled-coil domain-containing protein 149 isoform X1; protein product: MSRRERNDPEWQALIAEHQIFKRKLQSKSEALLIISKDLETAQKERDQFKMMAEKLQERCQALKRQQADFAMLSDKAKLIRVLRDTKNQKLGHQRHSEMLQQKLNEALGDIKLLREKFARQRIGDEGIGARHFPLHEREKLVSELEQAQQQGENWHKEYMCQVEVTMEAKQEAEMYRLKGERLNKELSHVLSGDKSRIVDIDALCMENKYLQERISQCQKEKNTLHTQVNKYKSILISKKTGGDESIKLGNLRSAGTVVSPKQLKQMLLKGFNTNSPEQVADLQSIVSALLETINDKNLAMHHLRSTNKILGQRVSELEKKLKTLEVGGLWNVQSNGCEFTSDTDKTPLHTEHNGKGVDFGNVPIDMDNTVKDFEQPVTDTDVLNNVEAANVSGSFENLSLQDVMPDLCANNNPTVDKTDDNSNCCGHNENNSTSLSEVAENERETCSA
- the LOC100181587 gene encoding coiled-coil domain-containing protein 149 isoform X2, which translates into the protein MSRRERNDPEWQALIAEHQIFKRKLQSKSEALLIISKDLETAQKERDQFKMMAEKLQERCQALKRQQADFAMLSDKAKLIRVLRDTKNQKLGHQRHSEMLQQKLNEALGDIKLLREKFARQRIGDEGIGARHFPLHEREKLVSELEQAQQQGENWHKEYMCQVEVTMEAKQEAEMYRLKGERLNKELSHVLSGDKSRIVDIDALCMENKYLQERISQCQKEKNTLHTQVNKYKSILISKKTGGDESIKLGNLRSAGTVVSPKQLKQMLLKGFNTNSPEQVADLQSIVSALLETINDKNLAMHHLRSTNKILGQRVSELEKKLKTLEVGGLWNVQKHNGKGVDFGNVPIDMDNTVKDFEQPVTDTDVLNNVEAANVSGSFENLSLQDVMPDLCANNNPTVDKTDDNSNCCGHNENNSTSLSEVAENERETCSA